Proteins encoded together in one Bacillota bacterium window:
- the pdhA gene encoding pyruvate dehydrogenase (acetyl-transferring) E1 component subunit alpha → MDSIRKEYLGYYRQMLQIRNFEEKVLELLMQNIIDGGSHLYSGEEAVAVGACATLRKDDYIVSTHRGHGHCIARGTSIKEMMAELLGKRTGCCKGKGGSLHIADFSLGNLGANGIVGGGIPIATGAGISIVMRKTDQVVLCFFGDGAVNQGSFHESLNMAAIWKLPVIYICENNLYGMSAAVNRVFPIEDLVIRAQAYNMPGEIADGMDVLAVRQAVQRAVDRARRGEGPSFVECKTYRYHGHSRSDPRVYRTKEEEELWHKRDPIITFKERLLGEGIATADDLSEVEKDVVREIEEAVQFALDSPWPDPSELYEDLFS, encoded by the coding sequence ATGGATAGTATCCGAAAGGAGTATCTTGGTTATTATCGCCAGATGCTTCAGATAAGGAATTTTGAGGAGAAAGTGTTGGAGCTCCTCATGCAGAATATCATTGATGGCGGGTCTCACCTCTATTCAGGGGAAGAGGCTGTAGCAGTTGGAGCTTGCGCAACGCTCAGAAAAGATGACTATATAGTGAGCACCCACAGGGGGCATGGTCATTGCATTGCCAGAGGCACGAGCATAAAGGAGATGATGGCTGAGCTCCTGGGGAAACGGACAGGATGCTGTAAAGGTAAAGGTGGCTCACTGCACATCGCTGATTTCAGTCTGGGCAATCTTGGCGCAAATGGAATAGTAGGTGGCGGAATTCCCATTGCGACAGGCGCCGGAATATCCATAGTCATGCGAAAGACTGATCAGGTAGTCTTATGCTTTTTTGGGGATGGCGCTGTGAATCAGGGAAGCTTTCATGAATCTTTGAATATGGCGGCCATATGGAAGCTTCCGGTCATATATATCTGTGAAAATAACCTCTACGGCATGTCTGCTGCTGTTAATAGGGTATTTCCCATCGAAGACCTCGTCATCCGAGCTCAGGCGTATAACATGCCCGGTGAGATCGCGGACGGAATGGATGTTCTTGCAGTCAGACAAGCTGTCCAGCGGGCGGTTGATAGGGCAAGGCGCGGTGAAGGGCCAAGTTTCGTAGAGTGCAAGACATATAGGTACCATGGGCATTCAAGAAGCGACCCGCGCGTCTACCGGACGAAAGAAGAGGAAGAACTGTGGCATAAGCGGGACCCCATAATCACCTTCAAAGAGCGGCTGTTAGGTGAAGGGATAGCAACTGCTGATGATCTTTCAGAGGTTGAGAAGGATGTGGTCAGGGAAATCGAAGAGGCTGTGCAATTCGCCCTCGACAGCCCCTGGCCTGATCCAAGTGAGCTCTATGAGGATCTGTTTAGTTGA